One window of the Babesia bovis T2Bo chromosome 2, whole genome shotgun sequence genome contains the following:
- a CDS encoding putative peroxiredoxin (alkyl hydroperoxide reductase subunitC): MIAVGQPAPNFRCEAVMPDNSFKEISLSDYAGKKYVCLFFYPLDFTFVCPTEIVAFNDAMAQFEARNVQILACSVDSKFAHVTWRNTPRDKGGIGNVMFPVLTDITKTVCDAYEVLIPEEGVALRGLFLIDKKGIVQHLQINNLPLGRSVTEVLRIIDALQFYEKHGEVCPANWKAGDKGMAATTEGVIAHLTSKHS, from the exons ATGATTGCTGTTGGTCAACCTGCACCCAATTTCCGCTGCGAGGCTGTAATGCCGGACAACTCTTTCAAGGAGATATCCCTTTCTGACTATGCCGGTAAGAAGTACGTTTGCTTATTCTTCTACCCATTGGATTTTACCTTTGTATGCCCAACGGAAATCGTGGCTTTCAATGATGCTATGGCTCAATTTGAGGCTCGTAACGTCCAGATTCTTGCTTGCAGTGTCGATTCCAAGTTTGCACATGTTACATGGCGTAACACCCCCAGGGACAAGGGTGGTATTGGCAATGTGATGTTCCCCGTTCTTACTGACATCACAAAGACTGTTTGTGATGCTTACGAAGTTTTGATCCCCGAAGAGGGTGTAGCGCTTCGTGGTCTGTTCCTCATCGACAAGAAGGGTATAGTCCAGCATTTGCAGATTAACAATCTTCCTTTGGGTAGATCG GTCACTGAGGTATTGAGGATTATTGATGCTCTTCAATTTTACGAGAAGCACGGTGAAGTTTGCCCTGCCAACTGGAAGGCCGGTGACAAAGGGATGGCCGCCACTACGGAAGGTGTCATCGCTCACCTTACTAGCAAGCACTcataa
- a CDS encoding putative ribosomal protein L16/L10e: MPPVFYKAPLPIARKVPKGRILPLTSPDIRLGKCLVTLTPRRIKAEALEKLRFSLKRILNRQKERHVDLHATYAVTKNPEGVKMGQGKGKIHHYVARVPAGYPIVHLPQLKPLAGTKDPLFWGFARALGNIPVSCSFRAQYNEFEVDNLSVKSKEVSMKSLDTQRKLLKARFMGT, translated from the coding sequence ATGCCACCTGTTTTCTACAAGGCACCACTTCCTATCGCACGCAAGGTACCCAAAGGTCGGATCTTGCCTTTAACATCGCCGGATATAAGACTTGGCAAGTGCTTAGTCACGCTAACACCTCGACGTATAAAGGCGGAAGCTTTGGAGAAGCTGCGGTTTTCTTTGAAACGTATATTGAATAGACAAAAGGAAAGGCATGTTGACCTTCACGCGACGTATGCTGTGACAAAGAACCCCGAAGGGGTTAAGATGGGCCAGGGTAAAGGTAAAATACATCATTACGTCGCAAGAGTACCTGCTGGATATCCCATTGTTCACCTTCCACAACTTAAGCCGCTAGCTGGCACCAAAGATCCCTTATTTTGGGGATTCGCCAGAGCATTGGGCAATATACCTGTTTCTTGTAGTTTCAGGGCGCAATATAATGAATTCGAAGTGGACAACCTATCTGTCAAATCCAAAGAAGTCTCAATGAAAAGCCTGGACACTCAGCGAAAACTACTTAAAGCACGTTTCATGGGTACATAA
- a CDS encoding RNA recognition motif domain containing protein, protein MGSNTATDNNVTGNEDVPNPPRRRRRMRESKWDNVEESPAASNDFNDKLGGDDNKKRHRRLYIGNLPSGTTYKALVEFLSAALRLPNDDSGQTVQVPHISKTEIFNEDQGYCFLEFSTPELADACFKLDGINFKGKLLKIRRPIDYGTTSSSEDTKVFVQNIPPTMSEAEVKELLEKHGKIKSSNLVKDLKTGQNKGYGFFEFDDSRAAKMAVCHLNGHIIGKNVLSVKHAAFSYFAAGGKLTDCKATNLPNSVTQSILSNPLLGLQMQSGRRIGSKPSRIVQLINIVFHEDLIQDKRYHEVKDAIMEEAKKYGHLEDIVIPRPNDDLSYKEGVGKVFLKFGDEISSRRAQYMLNGRVFDGNRIVCAAFFPLDRFLKGKYTLV, encoded by the exons ATGGGTTCTAATACCGCGACTGATAATAACGTCACGGGGAACGAAGATGTTCCAAATCCACCCAGAAG acGTCGTCGTATGCGGGAGAGTAAATGGGACAATGTAGAGGAATCGCCTGCCGCTTCCAATGATTTCAACGACAAACTTGGCGGTGACGATAACAAGAAGCGCCACCgtagattatatattggcAACCTTCCATCAG GTACTACGTATAAGGCCCTAGTGGAGTTTCTTAGTGCCGCACTTCGACTACCTAATGATGACAGTGGCCAAACAGTACAAGTTCCACACATATCGAAAACCGAAATATTTAACGAGGATCAGGGTTATTGTTTTTTGGAGTTTTCTACGCCAGAGTTAGCAGATGCCTGCTTTAAATTGGATGGTATTAATTTTAAAGGCAAACTTTTGAAGATACGCCGCCCTATAGACTATGGAACGACATCCAGCTCAGAGGACACTAAAGTCTTCGTTCAAAATATTCCTCCAACAATGAGTGAAGCTGAAGTTAAGGAGCTATTAGAGAAACATGGCAAGATTAAATCGTCAAATCTAGTGAAAGATCTGAAGACTGGCCAGAATAAAGGTTATGGCTTCTTTGAATTTGATGATTCTAGAGCTGCCAAAATGGCTGTGTGCCACTTGAATGGGCACATCATCGGTAAAAATGTACTTAGCGTTAAGCACGCAGCATTCAGTTACTTCGCTGCTGGTGGCAAATTGACCGATTGCAAGGCAACCAATTTACCAAACTCTGTAACGCAGTCTATATTGAGCAACCCATTGTTAGGTTTGCAAATGCAATCTGGCCGTCGCATTGGATCCAAGCCATCAAGAATAGTGCAGCTGATTAATATCGTATTTCATGAAGATTTAATACAGGACAAGAGGTACCATGAAGTTAAGGATGCTATCATGgaggaggctaagaagTATGGTCATCTGGAAGACATTGTGATCCCGCGTCCAAATGACGACTTATCGTACAAAGAAGGTGTTGGCAAGGTCTTCCTCAAGTTTGGCGATGAAATTTCGAGCCGTCGTGCCCAGTATATGTTGAACGGTCGTGTGTTTGACGGTAACCGTATAGTGTGCGCTGCATTCTTTCCGTTAGATCGCTTCCTCAAGGGAAAGTACACACTTGTATAG
- a CDS encoding GNL3L/Grn1 putative GTPase family protein, which translates to MIYKMVKLKKGSKRQELARKYNIERMVAAHKKKIKKLKNKGELKIKNRKPPQIPNCIFKKEVLDNIKRTKEITDAHTMEQKQKKTS; encoded by the exons atgatatacaagaTGGTGAAGCTCAAAA AGGGATCTAAGCGACAAGAGCTCGCTAGGAAATATAAC ATCGAGCGGATGGTCGCAGCTCATAAAAAGAAGATTAAGAAATTGAAAAATAAAGGCGAATTAA AAATTAAAAATAGGAAGCCACCTCAAATTCCAAATTGTATCTTCAAAAAGGAAGTGCTTGATAACATCAAGCGTACTAAGGAAATAACGGACGCACATACAATGGAACAAAAACAGAAGAAAACGAGTTGA
- a CDS encoding Repeat domain in Vibrio Colwellia Bradyrhizobium and Shewanella (VCBS) family protein: MYRIKPGLFITWLLLLCGNAGLLLCYEMKKLEQVLNHTGEIADFGDYNNDGQLDVISYHTNGDKSTVYVHSVPNEANKSTVLAKYEVAGVVDGVIGVDVNLDTALDILVIVKHEDKYYLEVIYQDSSNGKLEKRWNSTEKTNSDTSSENVQVEPGKSPYYHYTSIHPLVLDINGDGYPDFLCQSTENKVYVWINKDDVLIPYLMEKIPMCSFERQIIGHIPSPHSSAFVDLDGDCRPDLVLLVERENKHYLQIWQSYSESNKLKYVSKREADIELPENHGQVSFVDINADGTIDIAVPYCTKSEDKRECAECNKIAMVLNKQKPFCSYIWNNPNSDMCRKANELCTRSLFEFKPLIGESAVTISLPEGFKFYHSKKRPLTLTFGDLNNNGYPDIILMAHDVAKSKSVVIIFKNVDKQDATDIYTRSFEKSVVLEELETGEHEFRVAAVDLFEDGITEIAVFASATGSVGKSIGKFYAVVNEAIGLFMKAMVKSFADAATPSVNVLSTGSNVSGNVFKITVIDVYGTKSPRCSTIRAQSAHSPLLPPYSMFGLGKTNNYVEEFYLGVPSKAESHSNMWISIIPNCSVIAIPHRLFYPNEWTVKLSLSPSKDIYKILIATVICLISLGVVIVGFDLKEKREDSEQEKGFRQNFIIN, encoded by the exons ATGTATCGGATAAAGCCAGGGTTGTTCATAACATGGCTGCTGTTGCTATGTGGCAACGCGGGGTTATTGCTGTGTTATGAGATGAAAAAACTTGAGCAGGTGCTTAACCACACTGGCGAAATAGCAGATTTTGGTGACTACAATAACGATGGTCAATTAGACGTCATATCATATCATACCAATGGTGACAAATCAACTGTATATGTACATAGTGTCCCGAATGAAGCGAACAAGAGTACTGTTTTGGCCAAATACGAGGTTGCCGGAGTTGTCGATGGCGTCATTGGCGTTGATGTGAATTTGGACACTGCACTGGATATCCTAGTGATAGTCAAGCATGAAGACAAATATTACTTGGAAGTTATATACCAGGATAGTTCAAACGGGAAGCTTGAGAAACGTTGGAATTCCACTGAGAAAACTAACTCGGACACGTCCAGTGAAAATGTCCAAGTTGAACCTGGCAAATCACCATACTACCATTACACTTCTATACATCCCCTAGTGTTGGACATAAATGGAGATGGTTATCCAGATTTCCTATGCCAATCTACGGAGAACAAGGTCTACGTATGGATTAATAAGGATGACGTGTTAATTCCATATCTAATGGAAAAAATACCAATGTGTTCATTTGAGAGGCAAATAATTGGCCACATACCATCGCCGCATTCATCAGCTTTTGTGGATTTAGATGGTGACTGCAGACCAGATTTGGTTCTCTTAGTCGAGAGAGAGAATAAACACTACTTACAAATTTGGCAGTCTTATAGCGAGAGCAATAAGCTCAAGTATGTCAGCAAAAGGGAGGCAGACATTGAACTCCCGGAAAACCATGGCCAAGTGTCATTCGTGGACATCAATGCCGACGGTACTATTGACATTGCTGTTCCCTATTGTACTAAATCGGAAGATAAAAGGGAGTGCGCGGAATGCAATAAGATAGCCATGGTTTTAAACAAACAGAAACCATTCTGTTCCTATATTTGGAACAACCCCAACAGCGACATGTGCAGAAAGGCCAACGAGCTCTGCACGAGGTCTTTGTTTGAATTTAAACCACTGATTGGTGAATCAGCGGTGACTATATCTCTGCCAGAGGGCTTCAAATTTTATCACAGCAAAAAGCGCCCTTTGACCTTAACATTTGGTGACCTGAATAACAATGGCTACCCAGatattattttaatggCACATGACGTCGCAAAGTCAAAGTCAGttgttattatattcaaAAATGTGGACAAACAAGATGCCACCGATATATACACGAGATCGTTTGAAAAATCAGTTGTGTTGGAGGAATTGGAGACCGGAGAACATGAGTTTAGAGTAGCGGCAGTTGACCTCTTTGAGGACGGCATTACCGAAATTGCAGTGTTTGCTTCTGCTACAGGCTCCGTTGGCAAAAGCATTGGCAAATTTTATGCTGTTGTAAACGAGGCGATAGGATTATTTATGAAAGCCATGGTAAAGTCATTTGCCGATGCTGCTACCCCTTCAGTGAATGTATTGTCTACGGGATCGAATGTCAGTG GCAACGTGTTCAAGATAACCGTTATAGATGTATACGGTACAAAATCGCCCAGGTGTTCGACTATACGAGCCCAATCTGCCCATTCACCGCTCCTTCCACCCTATTCCATGTTTGG CTTGGGTAAGACCAACAACTACGTTGAAGAGTTCTATCTGGGTGTACCTAGCAAAGCTGAGAGTCACAGTAATATGTGGATTTCTATCATTCCCAATTGCAGTGTCATAGCGATCCCGCATAGACTTTTCTACCCTAATGA GTGGACTGTGAAGCTTTCCCTAAGCCCTTCgaaggatatatacaaaatcCTGATAGCAACCGTGATATGTTTGATATCTCTGGGGGTTGTCATCGTTGGGTTTGACCTAAAGGAGAAACGAGAGGATTCGGAACAGGAAAAAGGTTTCCGTCAGAATTTCATCATTAACTAA
- a CDS encoding Tic22-like family protein, whose protein sequence is MFALILFQCQIVNALSLWNLGAVLPLYKNYPGIQRTPAHQYFGTVDDIPVFVVESKYSSPVILTLGNERVVTGFVDPKDAVDFLSEIAQTEGPDEYRSSNLRIKVMNLKQWLDKADPNRNRIRSNIKYKIVPSSDQKTSRDLYLPFRHRNKSHVSVFYSKNLALNSPSGQSLTPLFLDLKDLQQYISTIEDPVHREHCSRSIDVMSLFDLLLANPTLDGYVIAPSAKSIEFCNKERYSYIVKARSLNKAK, encoded by the exons ATGTTCGCACTAATCCTATTTCAATGCCAAATTGTAAACGCGTTATCTTTATGGAACTTAGGTGCTGTACTTCCACTCTACAAAAACTATCCAGGAATACAACGTACCCCTGCACACCAGTACTTTGGAACCGTTGATGATATTCCTGTTTTCGTTGTAGAATCTAAGTATTCATCACCTGTTATTTTGACATTAGGAAATGAACGTGTAGTAACTGGTTTTGTTGATCCGAAGGACGCAGTAGATTTTCTTTCTGAAATTGCACAGACGGAAGGACCAG ACGAATATCGATCTTCGAATTTGCGAATAAAGGTTATGAACTTAAAGCAATGGCTTGATAAAGCGGACCCTAACCGGAATAGAATACGATctaatataaaatacaaaattgTTCCGAGCTCGGATCAG AAAACATCACGGGATTTATATTTGCCATTTAGACATCGGAACAAATCTCATGTTTCAGTGTTTTATTCAAAAAATCTGGCTTTAAATTCACCATCTGGGCAATCTCTAACACCCCTGTTTTTGGACTTGAAAGATctgcaacaatatatatcgACTATAGAAGACCCAGTACATAGAGAACATTGTTCCAGATCGATAGACGTTATGTCGTTATTTGACTTACTTTTG GCGAATCCAACATTAGATGGGTATGTGATTGCACCAAGTGCTAAATCAATCGAATTTTGTAATAAAGAGCGGTACTCGTATATCGTAAAAGCCCGATCATTGAATAAGGCGAAGTAG